In Abyssisolibacter fermentans, a genomic segment contains:
- a CDS encoding PTS ascorbate transporter subunit IIC: MSTLINISKWLADNIFGEPAVLIGIIALIGLLVQKKSKSEVIAGTIKTILGFLIIQAGSGVVVDAMGSFGPMWQHVFGIEAQPIQAMGTDNFIATYGGTVTLMMTFGFLINVILARFTPFKYIYLTGHMMFWLCLVVTGIFVEAFGPDVSQTKILLIGSVLIGIYWTLQPAYVQKYMKKITGKDNIALGHTVSFAAWSGAKLGSLIGNPEKSCENIKVPKAFDFLKDSNVVIVTVMGLFYCIGAVLAGSEYMGNFTGGKNYIVYGLLQGLKFGGGIAVILYGVKLLISQIVPAFKGFATKVVPNAKPALDCPVVYPFAPTATIIGFAAAFVTTIIMMVVMGLTAFYVFVPPMIALFFHAAAAGVFGNATGGVRGTIIAGVITGLVISLGQAIFVKYITPTTVPDFILWGGDTDMFIFGSILKFILGIFS; the protein is encoded by the coding sequence ATGAGTACTTTGATTAATATTAGTAAATGGTTGGCAGATAATATTTTTGGTGAACCAGCTGTTTTAATTGGTATTATAGCATTAATTGGGTTATTAGTTCAGAAAAAGAGTAAGAGTGAAGTTATAGCAGGAACAATCAAAACGATTCTTGGATTTTTAATTATTCAGGCAGGTTCTGGAGTAGTTGTAGATGCGATGGGTTCTTTCGGGCCTATGTGGCAGCATGTTTTTGGAATTGAGGCACAGCCTATACAAGCTATGGGGACTGATAACTTTATTGCCACATATGGTGGAACTGTAACTTTGATGATGACTTTTGGATTTTTAATAAATGTTATTTTAGCTAGATTTACACCATTTAAATATATTTATTTAACAGGGCACATGATGTTCTGGTTATGTCTTGTAGTTACAGGAATATTTGTTGAAGCTTTTGGTCCAGATGTTTCTCAAACAAAGATACTTTTAATAGGTTCTGTATTAATTGGTATTTATTGGACGCTCCAACCTGCTTATGTACAGAAATACATGAAAAAAATTACAGGTAAGGACAATATAGCTTTGGGACATACAGTTTCTTTTGCAGCATGGTCAGGAGCTAAACTTGGTTCTTTAATAGGTAACCCAGAAAAAAGTTGTGAAAATATAAAAGTTCCTAAAGCATTTGATTTCTTAAAGGACAGCAATGTGGTAATAGTGACTGTAATGGGATTGTTCTATTGTATAGGAGCAGTACTTGCAGGATCAGAGTACATGGGTAATTTTACTGGAGGGAAAAATTATATAGTTTATGGTTTACTGCAAGGATTAAAGTTTGGTGGTGGTATTGCCGTAATACTTTATGGTGTTAAACTTTTAATTTCACAAATTGTACCTGCATTCAAAGGATTTGCTACTAAAGTTGTTCCAAATGCTAAGCCAGCACTTGATTGTCCAGTTGTTTATCCATTTGCACCTACTGCTACAATAATAGGATTTGCAGCAGCATTTGTAACTACAATTATTATGATGGTAGTTATGGGATTGACAGCATTTTATGTATTTGTACCTCCAATGATTGCATTATTCTTCCATGCAGCAGCAGCTGGAGTATTTGGTAATGCTACAGGTGGAGTAAGAGGCACTATAATAGCTGGTGTTATAACAGGTTTGGTTATATCATTAGGGCAAGCAATATTTGTTAAGTATATAACCCCAACTACAGTTCCAGACTTTATATTATGGGGTGGAGATACAGATATGTTTATTTTTGGTTCAATCTTAAAATTTATTTTAGGAATATTTAGCTAG